One region of Moraxella sp. ZY210820 genomic DNA includes:
- a CDS encoding DUF2058 domain-containing protein codes for MLKNALQAQLLKAGLVDAKKAKKINKQTQHQQRMGNDEDTHLKAELAQAQQEKIAKDQALNQERQRVLDEKALKANIEQMIQQHKIKDTQGDIAYQFVDETIKKVYISQQVYNALVAGSLVIARTQNQEYAYLPRALAERIEQKMAGFMINLNTQSQENHQQTDEEDPYADYVIPDDLMW; via the coding sequence ATGCTTAAAAATGCCCTACAGGCTCAACTACTCAAAGCAGGTCTAGTTGATGCTAAAAAAGCCAAAAAAATCAATAAACAAACCCAACATCAGCAACGTATGGGTAATGATGAAGATACACATCTCAAAGCTGAACTCGCACAAGCACAACAAGAGAAAATAGCCAAAGACCAAGCACTTAATCAAGAAAGACAACGTGTACTTGATGAAAAAGCACTCAAAGCCAATATTGAACAAATGATTCAACAACATAAAATCAAAGACACGCAAGGCGATATTGCTTATCAATTTGTGGATGAAACCATTAAAAAAGTTTATATTTCACAACAAGTGTATAATGCTTTAGTGGCAGGTTCATTAGTGATTGCTCGTACACAAAATCAAGAATATGCGTATTTACCTAGAGCATTGGCTGAGCGTATCGAACAAAAAATGGCAGGTTTTATGATTAATTTAAATACGCAATCGCAAGAAAATCATCAGCAAACTGATGAAGAAGATCCGTATGCAGATTATGTGATTCCTGATGATTTAATGTGGTAA
- a CDS encoding YoaK family protein has protein sequence MSHNPFQSLPNWIQFGAFSLAVNAGMINVLGLLTLLHQSVSHMTGNISILAMDIVTGNIDHILFLTCILICYVLGSFYSGFILGNAHFQLGRRYGLPLMLVALSIFLCWAFLPYFPRYALLWASCAMGIQNAMVSHYKGAIIRTTHLSGVLTDLGLAFGYVARGLKVDRRRIVLHFLLLVGFFVGGLIASIIYPYWGLQSFLFPVALTLCMSVVYWIIYFRVRGTPYQEHDPS, from the coding sequence ATGAGCCACAATCCTTTTCAAAGCCTACCTAATTGGATACAATTTGGTGCATTTTCCCTTGCTGTAAATGCTGGCATGATTAATGTTTTAGGGTTATTAACCTTATTGCATCAATCTGTTTCACACATGACAGGTAATATTAGCATTTTAGCAATGGATATTGTTACAGGTAATATCGACCATATTTTATTTTTAACTTGTATTTTAATATGTTATGTTTTAGGCTCATTTTATAGTGGTTTTATTTTAGGTAACGCCCATTTTCAATTAGGACGGCGTTATGGTTTACCATTAATGCTAGTTGCCCTGTCGATTTTTTTATGTTGGGCATTTTTGCCCTATTTTCCACGCTATGCACTATTATGGGCAAGCTGTGCAATGGGTATACAAAATGCGATGGTCAGTCATTATAAAGGTGCAATTATTCGTACTACACATTTATCAGGCGTGCTTACCGATTTAGGACTGGCTTTTGGCTATGTTGCACGTGGTTTAAAAGTGGATAGACGGCGTATTGTTCTGCATTTTTTATTATTAGTTGGCTTTTTTGTTGGAGGATTAATTGCTAGTATCATTTATCCTTATTGGGGTTTACAATCTTTTCTATTTCCTGTTGCACTTACATTATGTATGAGTGTAGTATATTGGATTATTTATTTTCGTGTTCGTGGTACACCTTATCAAGAACATGACCCATCATAA
- a CDS encoding SulP family inorganic anion transporter has product MRIPAHFPFMQWLNHYNKQDFKSDVIASFIVVALIIPQAMAYALVAGLPPIMGLYASILPIILYAFLGGSSTLSIGPVAILAMMTFAFLSPIFTVGSAEYLQAACLLALLTGIISFLLGIFRFGFLIRLISRPVIHSFIIAAALLIALGQLRFILDVKLKSDNLMSFIQSFILNITQINFSTTLIGIICILALIYVPKILSKYKLNTYSKIIPLILVIISILIHQFAHQTLPSVPHIPSVGVIPSGLPQFKIPDWSWQLVQQLLLPAFLIAMVNFVESMTIAEATALQQRKNLDSNQELIAIGVSNIGAGLNMGFPVGGSLSRTVVNADAGAKSPFSGVFVGIFIIIISLFLTQTFYYLPLSVLAATIIVSIWRLVKIKPFIDTWRYSKHDGLAMIITFLSVLLIDIATGLMIGVISTFVLLLWKMSRPHIATLGLIAGTQHFRNIQRHKTMTIPQIFSLRVDENLTFLNANSLKHYIIQEISKNKQLHHVVLNCSSISDIDFSALETLEEINHELIKLNIQLHLTEVKGPVMDKLQHSHFLHELSGKVFLTHYQAVQAIYQQQHDDKDFTI; this is encoded by the coding sequence ATGCGTATTCCTGCTCATTTTCCATTTATGCAATGGCTTAATCATTACAATAAACAAGATTTTAAATCTGATGTGATTGCATCTTTTATTGTGGTTGCTTTAATTATTCCACAAGCAATGGCATATGCACTCGTAGCAGGTTTACCGCCCATTATGGGACTTTATGCCAGTATTTTACCGATTATTTTATATGCTTTTTTAGGCGGAAGTAGCACCCTATCTATTGGTCCTGTGGCGATTTTAGCCATGATGACTTTTGCTTTTTTAAGTCCAATTTTTACAGTTGGTTCAGCTGAATATTTACAGGCAGCGTGTTTATTGGCATTATTAACAGGGATTATTTCATTTTTATTGGGGATTTTTAGATTTGGTTTTTTAATACGTTTGATTAGCCGTCCTGTCATTCATAGTTTTATTATTGCAGCTGCTTTATTAATCGCTTTAGGACAATTACGTTTTATTCTTGACGTTAAACTCAAATCTGATAATTTAATGAGTTTTATCCAAAGTTTTATTTTAAATATTACACAAATTAATTTTAGTACAACATTGATTGGCATCATCTGTATTTTAGCTCTTATTTATGTACCGAAAATATTATCTAAATATAAATTAAATACTTACAGTAAAATTATTCCCTTAATTTTAGTAATTATTAGTATTTTAATTCATCAATTTGCACATCAAACCTTACCTTCTGTGCCTCATATTCCTAGTGTTGGTGTCATTCCATCAGGTTTACCACAATTTAAAATACCTGATTGGAGTTGGCAATTAGTGCAACAATTATTATTACCTGCTTTTTTAATTGCGATGGTCAATTTTGTAGAATCAATGACCATCGCTGAAGCAACTGCTTTACAGCAACGTAAAAATTTAGATAGTAATCAAGAGCTTATTGCAATTGGTGTTTCTAATATTGGTGCAGGTTTAAATATGGGTTTTCCTGTTGGGGGAAGTTTATCTCGTACAGTAGTTAATGCTGATGCAGGTGCAAAATCTCCTTTTTCTGGTGTGTTCGTTGGTATCTTTATCATTATCATTAGTTTGTTTTTAACACAAACTTTTTATTATTTACCTTTATCAGTTTTAGCCGCTACTATTATTGTCTCAATTTGGAGATTAGTTAAAATTAAACCATTTATTGATACTTGGCGATATTCTAAACATGATGGTTTAGCGATGATTATTACCTTTTTATCAGTTTTATTGATTGATATTGCTACAGGATTAATGATTGGTGTAATTTCCACATTTGTTTTATTATTATGGAAAATGAGTCGTCCACATATTGCAACACTTGGTCTAATTGCAGGTACGCAACATTTCCGTAATATTCAACGTCATAAAACCATGACAATCCCACAAATATTTTCCTTACGTGTAGATGAAAATTTAACCTTTTTAAATGCAAATTCTTTAAAACACTATATTATTCAAGAGATTAGCAAAAATAAACAACTGCATCATGTTGTACTAAATTGTTCAAGTATTAGTGATATTGATTTTAGTGCTTTAGAAACGCTTGAAGAAATTAATCATGAATTAATTAAACTTAATATCCAACTACATTTAACAGAAGTCAAAGGTCCTGTAATGGATAAATTACAACATAGCCATTTTTTACATGAATTAAGTGGAAAAGTCTTTTTAACCCATTATCAAGCAGTACAAGCTATTTATCAACAACAGCATGATGATAAAGATTTTACCATTTAG
- a CDS encoding restriction endonuclease → MDIPKILLHRTADQHVINEGYIGYGFGRINFSDYQDVKDLLAVFIKTYPKRKRSRNMVQNFFTLKAGDIVIVPVHKAIKIAIVCGEKRYVPNTRDSNNQIKVNYLRNTHGEVIKIPNKNLVSFLQTKLRIKRTNVILKGKYADEIIKIIKQIETNGFYNKKAHYQQQVNEHIVNFKHQLLKHIQQGKILIQAGGYGLEQLIAELYAIQGYKTRICSKRQLKGIADIDVIAENNDEKLLIQVKHHHGISHNKGIIQLKEYHHQSDLICRKIFITTAHNVTESAINIAYQYNIEIMIGKQLVEWIYENLPKLSQTTKENLGIFESYQLVTYS, encoded by the coding sequence ATGGATATTCCAAAAATACTTTTACACCGAACTGCTGATCAACATGTAATTAATGAAGGTTATATTGGCTATGGTTTTGGAAGAATTAATTTTTCTGATTATCAAGATGTAAAAGATTTATTAGCCGTATTTATAAAAACATATCCTAAAAGAAAAAGAAGCCGTAATATGGTACAAAATTTTTTCACTTTAAAAGCAGGTGATATTGTCATTGTGCCTGTACATAAGGCAATCAAAATTGCCATTGTTTGTGGTGAAAAAAGATATGTGCCAAATACACGAGATTCAAATAATCAAATTAAAGTCAATTATTTAAGAAATACACATGGGGAAGTAATCAAAATTCCAAATAAAAATTTAGTTTCATTTTTGCAAACAAAATTAAGAATAAAAAGAACAAATGTAATATTAAAAGGAAAATATGCTGATGAAATTATAAAAATTATTAAACAAATCGAAACGAACGGCTTTTATAATAAAAAAGCACATTATCAACAACAAGTTAATGAACATATTGTTAATTTTAAACATCAATTATTAAAGCATATTCAACAAGGAAAAATACTTATACAAGCAGGTGGTTATGGTTTAGAACAATTAATTGCAGAATTATATGCAATACAAGGCTATAAAACTCGTATATGCTCAAAACGTCAATTGAAAGGTATTGCTGATATTGATGTTATTGCTGAAAATAATGATGAAAAATTGCTCATTCAGGTGAAACATCATCATGGAATATCACACAATAAAGGCATCATACAATTAAAAGAATATCATCATCAAAGTGATTTGATATGCAGAAAAATTTTTATTACAACTGCTCATAATGTAACTGAAAGTGCGATAAATATTGCTTATCAATATAATATTGAAATTATGATAGGAAAACAGTTAGTAGAGTGGATTTATGAAAATTTGCCCAAATTATCGCAAACCACAAAAGAAAATTTAGGTATTTTTGAAAGTTATCAATTAGTGACTTATAGCTAA
- a CDS encoding PP2C family serine/threonine-protein phosphatase, with amino-acid sequence MKIQAVSWQAQAPKQQDSFLISNGDICRIIQNKAIISKTYDFNTNFIIAVADGIASSPYSGLISKKLLTLLAEQFNKGIISFQTLQDELNHYFSQEKYQGAGSTLAMAYYHAHKNIFELRHLGDSRIYHFNSMKKQWCKLTHDHTYLNELKQEIQLEQNQQYASSYDILYHYFCIDDNPLSCFPSQNIQLNTGDYLLICTDGVHDVLDCEHWLLPCEMNTKQWLSSMYKLLQKHRAWDNMTMILMQY; translated from the coding sequence ATGAAAATTCAAGCAGTATCATGGCAAGCCCAAGCACCAAAACAACAAGATAGCTTTTTAATTAGTAATGGAGATATTTGCCGTATCATTCAAAATAAAGCTATTATTAGTAAAACCTATGATTTTAATACAAATTTTATCATCGCTGTAGCTGATGGTATTGCGAGTAGCCCTTATTCTGGATTAATTTCAAAAAAACTATTAACTCTTTTAGCGGAACAATTTAATAAAGGCATCATTTCTTTCCAAACATTACAAGATGAATTAAATCATTATTTTAGTCAAGAAAAATATCAAGGTGCAGGTTCTACCCTAGCAATGGCATATTATCATGCCCATAAAAATATTTTTGAACTTCGACATTTAGGAGATAGTCGCATTTACCATTTTAATAGTATGAAAAAACAATGGTGTAAATTAACGCATGACCATACCTATTTAAACGAATTAAAACAAGAAATACAACTTGAGCAAAATCAGCAATATGCGAGCAGTTATGATATTCTCTATCATTATTTTTGTATTGATGATAATCCGCTTAGTTGTTTTCCATCACAAAATATTCAATTAAACACAGGGGATTATTTGCTTATATGTACTGATGGTGTTCACGATGTATTAGATTGTGAACATTGGTTATTACCTTGTGAAATGAATACTAAACAATGGCTATCATCTATGTATAAATTATTACAGAAACATAGGGCTTGGGATAATATGACTATGATTTTAATGCAATATTAA
- the rimO gene encoding 30S ribosomal protein S12 methylthiotransferase RimO: protein MPKVGFVSLGCPKALVDSERILTQLKIEGYQVASDYQGADLVVVNTCGFIESAVQESLDAIGEAINENGRVIVTGCLGKDEAKIRDMHPSVLKVTGAAAYQDVMNAVHEYVPPPPKHNPFIDLVPEQGVRLTPKHYAYLKISEGCNHRCTFCIIPSLRGDLVSRPIGDVMKEAAALKRAGVKELLVISQDTSAYGVDTKYKLDFWDGQPLKTKFYDMCEALGKLGIWVRLHYVYPYPHVDAAIDLMAEGKILPYLDIPFQHASPRILKLMKRPAHSENTLERIKLWREKCPDLVIRSTFVVGFPGETEEDFEFLLDWLKAAQLDRVGCFTYSPVEGAVANDLPDPVPEEIKQQRFERFMQVQQEISAQKLQKRIGQRMTVLVDSLEDEYPVAVARSYADAPEIDGHVFVEDIDKSQIKAGDLLEVEITDADEYDLFAQLIKIV from the coding sequence ATGCCAAAAGTGGGTTTTGTATCGCTAGGTTGTCCCAAAGCGTTAGTTGATTCTGAACGAATTTTAACACAATTAAAAATAGAAGGTTATCAAGTCGCATCAGACTATCAGGGTGCGGACTTAGTGGTGGTCAATACCTGTGGTTTTATTGAATCTGCGGTACAAGAGTCGCTTGATGCGATTGGCGAAGCCATCAACGAAAACGGGCGTGTGATTGTTACAGGCTGTTTAGGTAAAGACGAAGCCAAAATCCGTGATATGCACCCAAGTGTATTAAAAGTTACAGGTGCAGCAGCCTATCAAGATGTGATGAATGCTGTACATGAATATGTACCACCACCGCCAAAACATAATCCATTTATCGACCTTGTACCAGAGCAAGGTGTACGTTTAACGCCAAAACATTATGCTTATTTAAAAATTTCAGAAGGCTGTAATCATCGTTGTACATTCTGTATCATTCCAAGTTTGCGTGGCGATTTGGTTTCTCGTCCGATTGGTGATGTGATGAAAGAAGCGGCTGCTTTGAAAAGAGCAGGTGTGAAAGAGTTATTGGTTATTTCACAAGATACATCAGCTTATGGCGTAGATACAAAATATAAACTTGATTTTTGGGACGGTCAGCCACTTAAAACGAAGTTTTATGATATGTGTGAAGCCTTAGGCAAATTGGGTATTTGGGTACGTTTGCATTATGTTTATCCTTATCCACATGTTGATGCAGCGATTGATTTAATGGCAGAAGGTAAAATTTTACCGTATTTGGATATTCCATTCCAACACGCCAGTCCACGTATTTTAAAGTTGATGAAACGTCCTGCCCATAGCGAAAATACCTTAGAACGCATCAAATTATGGCGTGAAAAATGCCCTGATTTGGTCATTCGTTCAACTTTTGTGGTTGGCTTTCCGGGGGAAACAGAAGAAGATTTTGAGTTTTTATTAGATTGGCTCAAGGCAGCACAACTTGACCGAGTGGGTTGTTTTACTTATTCGCCAGTTGAAGGGGCGGTCGCCAATGATTTGCCAGACCCTGTACCTGAAGAGATTAAACAACAGCGTTTTGAACGCTTTATGCAAGTGCAACAAGAAATTTCTGCACAAAAATTGCAAAAGCGTATTGGACAAAGAATGACCGTTTTGGTGGATAGTTTGGAAGATGAATATCCAGTTGCGGTGGCTCGTTCTTATGCAGATGCACCTGAAATTGATGGTCATGTATTTGTGGAAGATATTGATAAATCTCAAATTAAAGCAGGTGATTTACTCGAAGTAGAAATTACTGATGCTGATGAATACGATTTATTTGCACAGTTGATTAAAATCGTTTAA